The Arcanobacterium pinnipediorum genome includes a region encoding these proteins:
- the radA gene encoding DNA repair protein RadA: MAKTKAQYVCTECGWTTSKWVGRCGECQQWGSVVETGNGSVARSLTALAPITTAQPITDVSAQASVKSPTGVGELDRVLGGGLVPGVVVLLAGEPGIGKSTLLLEVAAKAARKARTQGKPPVLYVTGEESASQVRSRAERIGALDPHLLLAGESDLARILGHIESSRPSLLIVDSVQTIAHSDIEGSAGGVAQVKAVTAALVNRAKSSDLPIIVVGHVTKDGSIAGPRVLEHLVDVVCQFEGDKHSRLRMVRAVKNRYGATDEVGCFELIDTGIRELEDPSGLFLSARNLSVPGTCVTITLEGRRPMPVEVQALRVPAAGPPRRTTSGVDSSRVAMMLAVLQSRLGISYDHCDIFVATVGGAKANEPSVDLATVLALASAAADLPLAPGVVALGEVSLTGELRPVVGLQQRVNEAQRLGFTTALIPEGGDEIKAPRGFTIRRISDIRSAVNAVLPQT; encoded by the coding sequence ATGGCAAAAACTAAAGCTCAATACGTATGCACCGAATGTGGCTGGACTACCTCAAAGTGGGTGGGACGCTGTGGTGAATGCCAGCAATGGGGTAGCGTGGTCGAAACGGGAAACGGCTCCGTTGCCCGCAGTCTGACTGCTCTAGCTCCGATAACCACCGCGCAACCGATAACCGATGTCAGCGCCCAAGCATCCGTGAAGTCTCCTACTGGTGTTGGCGAACTCGATCGCGTACTTGGTGGCGGTCTCGTACCAGGAGTGGTGGTTTTGCTAGCTGGTGAGCCAGGTATCGGTAAATCTACACTCTTACTTGAAGTTGCTGCTAAAGCCGCTCGCAAGGCCCGCACCCAGGGCAAACCTCCCGTTTTATATGTTACCGGTGAAGAATCTGCTTCCCAAGTACGTTCGCGTGCTGAGCGAATTGGAGCACTAGATCCACATCTGTTGCTAGCTGGAGAATCGGATCTGGCCCGGATTTTGGGCCATATTGAAAGCTCACGTCCCTCCTTACTCATCGTCGATTCGGTTCAAACTATTGCGCACTCCGATATTGAGGGATCTGCTGGTGGAGTTGCCCAAGTCAAGGCCGTCACCGCAGCTTTAGTTAACCGCGCCAAGAGTAGTGACCTTCCGATTATTGTTGTTGGGCATGTAACAAAGGATGGATCAATTGCCGGCCCGCGCGTGCTTGAGCATCTCGTTGATGTGGTATGCCAGTTCGAAGGCGATAAGCATTCCCGGTTGCGCATGGTGCGAGCAGTGAAAAATCGCTACGGGGCAACTGACGAAGTAGGGTGTTTTGAACTCATCGATACCGGTATCAGGGAACTTGAAGATCCTTCAGGATTGTTTTTAAGTGCTCGCAATCTTAGCGTGCCCGGAACCTGCGTGACGATAACCCTTGAAGGGCGGCGCCCTATGCCAGTTGAAGTTCAGGCGTTGCGAGTTCCTGCTGCTGGGCCACCGCGGCGTACAACATCAGGTGTTGATTCGTCACGGGTGGCAATGATGTTGGCAGTGTTGCAATCGCGTTTAGGTATTTCTTATGACCATTGCGATATTTTCGTCGCTACAGTGGGAGGCGCGAAAGCCAACGAACCGAGTGTGGATCTAGCCACGGTACTTGCTTTGGCATCTGCCGCAGCTGATTTGCCGCTAGCTCCCGGCGTAGTTGCGTTAGGCGAAGTCTCCCTAACCGGGGAGCTACGTCCGGTAGTTGGACTCCAACAGCGCGTCAATGAAGCCCAACGCTTAGGCTTTACCACTGCGCTCATACCCGAAGGCGGGGATGAGATCAAAGCCCCACGCGGATTCACAATTCGCCGAATATCCGATATTCGTAGCGCTGTCAATGCCGTTTTACCGCAAACCTAA
- the glpA gene encoding anaerobic glycerol-3-phosphate dehydrogenase subunit GlpA, producing the protein MKTLSTDVVVVGGGATGAGILRDLAMRGFHAILLERADIAQGTSGRFHGLLHSGGRYVVSDPHSATECAEENVIMRRVHADAVEETGGLFVVTPEDSLDFSDKFLQGAKDTHVPCEEISIAQALKMEPRLNPGIKRAFAVEDGAVDGWRMCWGLIESARALGSLALTYHKVTRIVSDNGAVSAVICHNERTGEDLHIDCRAVINAAGPWAGQVASMAGAHGVDVVPGRGIMVAMNHRLSHRVINRCIHPADGDIIVPAHTVSIIGTTDKAVENPDFLEIEHDEVLQMLDAGEVLIPGFKKSRAIHVWAGARPLVKDSRVSASDTRHMSRGMAIIDHAERDGIAGMFTIAGGKLTTYRLMAKNVVDALMEHWGEDRPCITDTEAVPSAQGKPTHRNSDRLAKVEKTRDHDSVICECELVTRSMIEDQLRAQPEANLDDVRRQTRLGMGPCQGTFCALRAAGIMHEVYRRNLDDGNAADTHKIDQAADRSSTMLRLFTTNRFDGVFALLYGEQMREAALNQWILQGTLDIDHLPAPSARAKQDTGDLALLHGRPHPPKTSVVSPQPAAVASSANLEGEN; encoded by the coding sequence ATGAAAACATTATCTACCGACGTCGTCGTCGTTGGAGGTGGCGCTACCGGTGCTGGCATTCTACGCGATCTAGCTATGCGTGGATTCCATGCAATATTGCTCGAACGCGCCGATATCGCCCAAGGAACTTCGGGCCGCTTTCACGGCCTTCTCCATTCGGGTGGACGCTACGTCGTTTCTGACCCCCACTCGGCAACCGAGTGCGCCGAAGAAAACGTCATCATGCGCCGAGTTCACGCAGACGCCGTTGAAGAAACCGGTGGCCTCTTCGTCGTCACGCCGGAAGACTCTCTCGACTTTTCCGATAAATTTCTTCAAGGCGCAAAAGATACCCATGTGCCGTGCGAAGAAATCTCAATCGCCCAAGCATTGAAAATGGAACCACGCCTCAACCCCGGCATAAAACGCGCATTCGCCGTCGAAGATGGAGCCGTTGACGGTTGGCGGATGTGCTGGGGATTGATCGAATCAGCTCGAGCACTTGGCTCCCTAGCATTGACCTACCATAAAGTCACGCGCATCGTCAGTGACAACGGTGCGGTCTCAGCAGTGATATGCCACAACGAACGCACCGGAGAAGACCTCCACATCGATTGCCGCGCAGTTATCAATGCCGCTGGCCCATGGGCCGGGCAAGTAGCGTCAATGGCTGGCGCCCACGGAGTCGACGTCGTTCCCGGCCGCGGAATCATGGTGGCCATGAACCATCGCCTATCCCACCGCGTAATCAACCGGTGTATTCATCCAGCCGACGGCGATATTATCGTCCCAGCCCACACCGTCTCCATTATCGGTACCACCGATAAGGCGGTTGAGAATCCTGACTTCCTGGAAATCGAACACGATGAAGTCCTCCAAATGCTCGACGCTGGCGAAGTCCTCATCCCAGGATTTAAGAAATCTCGTGCCATTCACGTCTGGGCTGGAGCGCGCCCACTGGTTAAAGATTCGCGCGTATCGGCTTCAGATACGCGCCACATGTCACGCGGTATGGCAATTATTGATCACGCAGAACGTGACGGCATTGCCGGAATGTTTACTATCGCTGGCGGTAAACTCACCACCTACCGGTTGATGGCAAAAAATGTGGTTGATGCGCTCATGGAGCATTGGGGCGAAGATCGCCCATGTATCACCGATACCGAAGCTGTCCCCTCAGCACAAGGCAAGCCCACTCATCGCAACTCTGACCGGCTCGCAAAGGTAGAAAAGACTCGCGATCACGATTCAGTGATTTGCGAATGTGAGCTCGTCACCCGTTCCATGATCGAAGATCAACTGCGCGCCCAGCCAGAAGCTAATCTTGATGATGTTCGCCGCCAAACACGTCTTGGTATGGGACCCTGCCAAGGAACCTTCTGCGCGTTGCGCGCCGCAGGTATTATGCACGAGGTCTACCGGCGTAATTTAGACGATGGCAACGCTGCAGACACCCACAAGATTGACCAGGCAGCTGACCGCAGTTCAACAATGCTGCGTCTGTTTACTACCAACAGATTCGATGGTGTGTTCGCGTTGCTCTATGGCGAACAGATGCGCGAAGCTGCCCTCAACCAGTGGATTCTCCAAGGAACGTTGGATATTGACCACCTGCCCGCTCCCAGTGCGCGCGCCAAGCAAGATACTGGCGATTTAGCGCTCCTGCATGGTCGGCCACATCCGCCAAAAACATCCGTCGTTAGTCCACAGCCAGCTGCCGTGGCATCTTCGGCCAATCTAGAAGGTGAGAACTGA
- a CDS encoding uridine kinase family protein, producing MSTPLSNDGLFDLPPGIERIPHAKVILVTGPSGSGKTRFTSRTGLPVVSLDDFYYDGDRPGLPRRHGMVDWDSPATWDRQGAINALIELCTKGETTVPIYDMPSNSRVSDRTLSMDGRRHVLAEGIFAAEIIDDLKKEGILADALCIARPRVQTFWFRLMRDLDEARKPLPNLLRRGVAHFMHEPQMYRDLEAKGARKVSYTEAQEVLTQMLAAQRWSN from the coding sequence ATGTCCACTCCACTTAGCAACGACGGCTTGTTTGATCTTCCCCCTGGTATTGAGCGGATACCGCATGCGAAGGTTATTTTGGTTACTGGACCTTCTGGGAGTGGAAAGACGCGGTTTACTTCGCGCACCGGCCTCCCGGTAGTTTCACTCGATGATTTCTATTACGACGGCGATCGGCCTGGATTGCCTCGACGCCACGGGATGGTTGATTGGGATTCGCCTGCTACCTGGGATCGCCAAGGGGCTATCAATGCACTGATCGAGTTGTGTACGAAGGGTGAAACGACTGTCCCTATCTATGATATGCCCTCTAATTCTCGGGTTAGTGATCGTACGTTGAGTATGGATGGACGCCGGCATGTACTGGCTGAGGGGATATTTGCTGCTGAGATTATTGATGATCTGAAAAAAGAGGGAATTCTTGCCGATGCGTTGTGTATTGCGCGACCTCGAGTTCAAACGTTTTGGTTCCGTTTGATGCGCGATTTGGATGAGGCTCGTAAACCGTTGCCGAATTTGTTGCGGCGCGGCGTTGCACATTTTATGCATGAGCCACAAATGTATCGGGATCTCGAAGCTAAAGGCGCCCGAAAAGTCTCTTATACGGAGGCTCAGGAAGTTTTGACGCAAATGCTGGCAGCCCAACGCTGGTCCAACTAA
- a CDS encoding A/G-specific adenine glycosylase, with protein sequence MTDHPTSLLYRQLTKWFARSARPLPWRNTSDPWAILLCEVMSQQTPVSRVEPTWYAWLERWPTPRDLAQASPAEVLLAWDRMGYPRRALRLRECALEITHRFDGKIPRERDELLSLPGIGPYTADAILAFAFEEYSVVLDTNIRRVLARWNGQALAPPHQTSAERQLAQSYVPPQAERAWRWNAAIMEFGALVCTARNPRCPECPVAATCGWKNAGYPGDEYANTRTTQKWAGTNRQARGKIMDVLRSHPDQSFTEEILRDLSALSEPRFSPALRGLLTDGLIAQTPANSYCLPPV encoded by the coding sequence GTGACTGACCACCCTACTTCGCTGCTCTACCGCCAACTCACGAAGTGGTTCGCGCGATCGGCTCGCCCGCTACCGTGGCGAAACACTTCCGACCCGTGGGCTATTTTGCTCTGTGAGGTCATGAGCCAACAAACCCCGGTATCGCGAGTAGAGCCAACGTGGTATGCGTGGCTGGAGCGCTGGCCAACGCCACGCGATCTAGCACAGGCTTCTCCAGCAGAAGTGCTACTGGCGTGGGATCGTATGGGATACCCGCGCCGGGCGTTGCGACTGCGCGAATGCGCGCTAGAAATTACCCACCGCTTCGATGGAAAAATCCCTCGCGAGCGCGACGAACTGCTGAGTTTGCCTGGAATCGGCCCTTATACGGCAGACGCCATATTGGCGTTTGCGTTTGAGGAATACTCTGTTGTTCTCGATACGAACATCCGACGAGTGTTGGCGCGCTGGAACGGCCAGGCACTAGCGCCACCGCACCAAACATCGGCAGAGCGCCAGCTTGCCCAGTCCTATGTCCCACCCCAGGCAGAGCGAGCTTGGCGATGGAATGCAGCAATTATGGAATTTGGTGCGTTGGTGTGCACAGCACGCAATCCTCGATGCCCAGAGTGCCCCGTCGCAGCGACGTGTGGCTGGAAAAATGCGGGGTATCCCGGCGATGAATATGCCAATACTCGGACAACTCAAAAATGGGCAGGCACAAACAGACAAGCGCGTGGGAAGATCATGGACGTGCTGCGCTCTCACCCCGATCAATCCTTCACTGAGGAAATACTGCGAGATCTTTCTGCGTTATCGGAGCCACGTTTTTCGCCAGCGTTACGCGGTTTGCTCACCGACGGCCTTATCGCCCAAACTCCAGCTAACAGCTACTGCCTACCGCCGGTTTAG
- the glpB gene encoding glycerol-3-phosphate dehydrogenase subunit GlpB, translating to MKVIVIGSGLAGLSTALMLTEAGHRVDIISKGLGGLLLSTGSLDVYGWTPAGEPVMKPFERIATLDDPTHPYAAIGVEGVRRGIGWLTQRLALISAPQDQETNSLIPTAVGAVRPVFARHSTLLPLEDGQKLVVVAIKQFKDFPAQLIADNLSRSPLVDVSARAISIDLDLRSHEADSAATNIARFLDTDTGRAAILTALRGRIQPDEIVVLPAVLGLDPQTYHYLSQELGVRISEVPVTPPSVPGRRLNDALVQAAKASRIDISTNAQVIGFDHSDGVVSAVHIQRAGRVTVSHVDAVIHAGGGFESGSLTRDPDGTITERTFQLPVREAEDIFSSGIAVDNKMHPVDGDGNVVYRNIYLAGSILGGSHAPVEKSGEGIALGSAWVAAQSAMSEGENR from the coding sequence ATGAAAGTCATTGTTATCGGCTCCGGACTCGCCGGTCTTTCAACAGCCCTGATGCTAACTGAGGCCGGTCATCGGGTAGATATTATTTCCAAAGGTCTAGGTGGACTTTTACTTTCGACGGGAAGTCTTGACGTTTACGGTTGGACCCCTGCCGGTGAACCGGTGATGAAACCCTTTGAGCGCATCGCGACTTTGGACGATCCTACCCACCCCTACGCCGCAATCGGAGTAGAGGGTGTTCGGCGTGGAATTGGTTGGCTCACTCAGCGACTAGCGCTTATCTCCGCGCCTCAAGATCAAGAAACAAATTCACTGATTCCGACGGCGGTAGGTGCAGTACGCCCAGTCTTTGCCCGGCATTCAACACTGTTGCCGTTAGAAGACGGGCAAAAACTCGTAGTTGTGGCTATCAAGCAGTTTAAGGATTTCCCGGCGCAACTGATCGCCGATAATCTCTCACGTTCTCCATTGGTTGATGTTTCAGCGCGTGCTATCTCAATTGATCTCGATCTTCGATCTCATGAAGCTGATTCTGCGGCAACCAATATCGCACGCTTCTTAGATACTGATACTGGACGAGCAGCGATTCTCACGGCGTTACGCGGACGCATCCAACCCGATGAGATTGTGGTTTTGCCGGCTGTTCTTGGTTTAGATCCGCAAACCTATCATTATCTATCTCAAGAGTTAGGTGTGCGTATCAGTGAAGTTCCTGTTACTCCGCCTTCGGTTCCCGGACGCCGGTTAAACGATGCCTTAGTTCAAGCAGCCAAAGCGTCTCGAATAGATATTTCGACTAATGCGCAAGTTATTGGGTTTGATCACAGCGATGGCGTGGTTAGTGCAGTCCATATTCAACGTGCTGGACGAGTGACGGTATCGCATGTTGATGCCGTGATTCATGCCGGTGGCGGTTTTGAATCTGGATCACTGACCCGAGATCCAGATGGCACAATCACTGAGCGGACGTTCCAGCTTCCAGTGCGTGAAGCCGAAGATATTTTCTCTTCTGGAATTGCCGTAGATAACAAGATGCATCCAGTAGATGGGGATGGAAACGTAGTGTATCGCAATATTTATCTTGCCGGATCGATTCTGGGCGGATCACATGCGCCTGTTGAAAAATCCGGTGAAGGTATTGCGTTGGGATCTGCCTGGGTTGCTGCGCAGTCAGCAATGAGTGAAGGAGAAAACCGATGA
- a CDS encoding MIP/aquaporin family protein codes for MSLLEVFISETLGTALLITLGVGVVATTLLTKSKGKGTGWLLINFGWGFAVMIGVYGAWKTGGHLNPAVTLGIAATGAEEFVPGVAINFASIMTYIAGQMVGAMIGATVAWLAYKDHYNAHENQAEILGTFATGPEIRNYTSNVITEAIGTFVLLTWVIINGSTPTEIGPLAVALVIVSIGASLGGPTGYAINPARDLGPRIMHALLPIKGKGGSDWSYAWVPVVGPLIGGILAGVLFGANMLNIAGL; via the coding sequence ATGTCTCTGCTAGAAGTTTTTATTTCTGAAACATTGGGTACTGCACTACTCATCACACTTGGTGTAGGTGTTGTGGCAACAACATTGCTTACCAAATCTAAAGGAAAAGGTACCGGCTGGTTGCTCATCAATTTCGGCTGGGGCTTTGCGGTGATGATCGGTGTATATGGTGCGTGGAAGACCGGCGGTCACCTTAACCCAGCCGTAACCCTCGGCATTGCAGCTACCGGTGCGGAAGAGTTTGTTCCTGGTGTAGCCATCAACTTCGCATCTATCATGACCTACATTGCTGGCCAAATGGTTGGCGCGATGATCGGTGCAACCGTTGCATGGCTAGCTTACAAAGATCACTACAATGCACATGAGAACCAGGCCGAAATCCTTGGTACGTTCGCAACCGGGCCTGAAATTCGAAACTACACTTCCAACGTCATCACTGAGGCTATTGGAACTTTCGTTCTCTTGACGTGGGTTATTATCAACGGTTCCACACCTACAGAAATCGGTCCGTTGGCAGTGGCACTCGTCATTGTATCTATTGGTGCATCCCTCGGTGGCCCAACCGGGTACGCTATCAACCCAGCGCGTGACCTCGGACCTCGTATCATGCACGCACTGCTACCTATCAAGGGCAAGGGCGGATCTGACTGGTCATATGCATGGGTCCCGGTTGTTGGTCCACTCATCGGCGGAATACTCGCTGGTGTCCTTTTCGGAGCTAATATGCTCAACATCGCTGGACTATAA
- a CDS encoding anaerobic glycerol-3-phosphate dehydrogenase subunit C, producing the protein MSLDYAKASMARMSLDSCVKCTICETQCPVSRVTDLFTGPKFVGPQAERFRAGESVDMSLDYCSGCGICTTACPQGVKIAEINAQARAVMKEGHMPLRDRIIPETILEGMLMTPVAPVANAALANKPIRTVVEKVIGVHRDAPVPKARMQTFRGWYKKHKRARDAQLGPNYVAPRGPVVFFHGCAGGYFEVETSKATVEVLEHLGFEVLVPKQGCCGLAHQSNGLFGRAESQVKKLARQLAEAGKDLPVIGSSGSCAGMLRHEAHEILGIDDPVVTDVGSRVVELSEFLLELIDDGEFPVDQLHSWDITIPYHQPCQVKSQGIGMPAIRMMETIPGVRVVESGQPCCGIAGTYGLKKEKYEISQRVGKPLFDMVKETNPKLAACETDTCRWQIAKGTGAKVVHPVQVIHHGLGLGNIFAR; encoded by the coding sequence ATGAGCCTCGATTATGCAAAGGCTTCTATGGCCCGTATGTCACTTGATTCGTGTGTGAAATGTACAATCTGTGAAACGCAGTGTCCGGTTTCTCGCGTTACTGATTTGTTTACTGGACCAAAATTTGTTGGTCCGCAAGCAGAACGGTTCCGGGCTGGCGAATCGGTGGATATGTCTCTCGATTATTGTTCTGGTTGTGGTATTTGCACAACCGCGTGCCCACAAGGGGTAAAGATTGCTGAAATTAATGCTCAAGCACGTGCGGTGATGAAAGAAGGGCATATGCCCCTTCGCGACCGTATCATTCCAGAGACGATCCTTGAAGGAATGCTGATGACGCCGGTTGCTCCGGTAGCGAATGCTGCTTTAGCTAATAAACCGATTCGCACAGTTGTTGAAAAGGTTATTGGCGTGCACCGGGATGCACCGGTGCCTAAGGCGCGGATGCAGACTTTCCGTGGCTGGTATAAGAAGCACAAGCGTGCCCGGGATGCACAGTTGGGCCCGAACTATGTTGCTCCGCGCGGTCCAGTTGTCTTCTTCCACGGCTGTGCTGGTGGGTATTTCGAGGTCGAAACTTCCAAGGCAACTGTAGAAGTTCTCGAACATCTCGGTTTTGAGGTATTGGTTCCCAAACAAGGATGTTGCGGCTTAGCACATCAGTCAAACGGATTGTTTGGTCGCGCTGAGTCCCAGGTGAAGAAGTTGGCTCGCCAGTTAGCTGAAGCTGGGAAGGATTTGCCGGTTATTGGGTCTTCTGGTTCGTGTGCTGGCATGTTGCGCCATGAGGCGCATGAAATTTTGGGGATCGATGATCCTGTTGTTACCGATGTTGGTAGCCGGGTTGTTGAGCTTTCTGAGTTCCTCTTAGAGTTAATCGACGACGGCGAGTTCCCTGTTGACCAGTTACACTCCTGGGATATTACGATTCCTTACCACCAGCCGTGCCAAGTTAAGTCTCAAGGTATTGGTATGCCAGCGATTCGGATGATGGAGACGATTCCAGGTGTTCGGGTTGTCGAATCTGGCCAGCCGTGTTGCGGAATTGCTGGAACGTATGGGCTAAAGAAGGAAAAGTATGAGATTTCCCAGCGAGTTGGCAAGCCATTGTTTGACATGGTGAAGGAAACAAATCCGAAGCTGGCTGCGTGTGAGACTGACACCTGCCGGTGGCAGATCGCTAAGGGAACTGGCGCGAAAGTTGTCCACCCGGTTCAAGTTATTCATCATGGGCTTGGCTTGGGCAATATTTTCGCTCGCTAA
- a CDS encoding MFS transporter produces MSFPSPEHNEPTAHKWLFLAVLSLGLFLVGVDNSVLYTALPALRPALAATELEGLWIINAYPLVLAGLLLGTGTLGDKIGHRRMWMVGLITFALASLAAAFSPTPLWLILARALLGFAAATLMPATLALLRTTFSDPRELATAIGIWAATASVGAAAGPVIGGFLLAHFWWGSIFLINIPVVIIAFLATLAIAPPNIAFADKHWDLLSSIYAMFAMFGMVMFIKEIAGQQHLWLILASLTVAIVGALAFKLRQDKLPTPLIEFAIFHSRMFAGGAFAAGMSLFIIGGAELMTTQRFQMSAGYTPLQAGMLVALAALAAFFASAIGGAIVHIVGFQTLIAGGFTLAGIGLSAMYIGVSRTWQWSTLAGLFTMGAGVGFVMSVASTAIIGSAPKRRAGMAAAIEEVSYEIGTVFAVAIVGSLLPFFYRRHVPADIQDSIIAGLAHPTLAATARSGYDAAYLNMLLLMLVFTLFAVVISAYALRGNPKQTRYGLE; encoded by the coding sequence ATGTCATTCCCTTCACCTGAGCATAACGAACCCACTGCCCACAAGTGGCTTTTCTTAGCTGTTTTAAGCCTAGGATTATTCTTAGTAGGCGTAGACAACTCAGTTCTCTACACTGCACTTCCTGCTCTACGCCCGGCCCTAGCTGCAACTGAGCTCGAAGGGCTTTGGATAATCAACGCCTACCCACTTGTTCTCGCCGGTCTACTTCTAGGAACCGGAACTCTTGGCGATAAGATCGGCCACCGCCGAATGTGGATGGTCGGTTTGATAACTTTCGCCTTGGCCTCCCTCGCCGCTGCTTTTTCACCAACTCCGTTGTGGCTAATTCTTGCTCGAGCGCTTCTAGGCTTCGCCGCCGCTACCCTCATGCCAGCAACCCTGGCGTTACTTCGAACCACATTCTCCGATCCGCGCGAGCTAGCAACAGCAATCGGAATCTGGGCTGCAACCGCCTCCGTAGGTGCAGCTGCCGGACCAGTCATCGGTGGTTTTCTTCTCGCGCATTTTTGGTGGGGATCAATCTTCTTAATCAACATTCCCGTCGTCATCATCGCTTTTCTAGCAACCCTCGCAATAGCACCGCCAAACATTGCATTCGCAGATAAACACTGGGATCTGTTATCGAGTATCTACGCCATGTTCGCCATGTTCGGCATGGTGATGTTCATTAAAGAAATCGCCGGCCAGCAACACCTCTGGCTCATTTTAGCTTCCCTCACCGTCGCCATAGTAGGAGCCTTAGCCTTTAAACTGCGCCAGGACAAACTCCCCACTCCACTCATAGAGTTCGCTATCTTCCACTCGCGCATGTTCGCTGGCGGGGCCTTCGCTGCCGGAATGAGTTTATTCATCATCGGCGGCGCAGAGCTCATGACCACCCAACGCTTCCAAATGTCAGCAGGCTACACTCCACTCCAAGCGGGCATGCTAGTAGCTCTAGCAGCCCTGGCAGCATTTTTCGCATCTGCAATCGGTGGCGCCATCGTCCACATCGTCGGTTTCCAAACTCTGATCGCCGGTGGATTCACCCTAGCTGGTATCGGCCTTAGTGCGATGTATATCGGTGTTTCACGTACCTGGCAATGGTCAACTCTTGCCGGACTATTCACTATGGGTGCGGGAGTCGGATTCGTCATGAGCGTTGCCTCAACAGCAATCATTGGTTCTGCACCCAAACGCCGCGCTGGAATGGCTGCGGCGATCGAAGAAGTCTCCTACGAAATCGGCACCGTCTTCGCTGTAGCAATTGTTGGCAGCCTACTGCCTTTCTTCTACCGCCGGCACGTCCCTGCAGATATCCAAGACTCAATCATCGCGGGCCTGGCCCACCCCACGTTAGCAGCTACGGCCCGCAGCGGCTACGATGCCGCCTATCTCAACATGCTGCTACTTATGCTAGTATTTACGCTGTTCGCCGTCGTCATTAGTGCCTACGCACTGCGCGGAAACCCCAAGCAAACACGCTATGGACTCGAATAA
- a CDS encoding sugar-binding transcriptional regulator → MSERVTAAYEAATMHYVQGETMETIARRLNVSRSTVSRLIKVAREEGLVQITLHAPQETSSKNARWLSQRYGVRTHVVPIPFQANEARRLTAVAQMAGVLISGLMEPHTVIGVAWGNTVSAIADHLVPRPAAGSVVVQLNGAANPSTTGIPYAGAIMEAFGRAHGSMVQHFSVPAFFDYASTKEALWRERSIASVRKLQATADIAVFGVGSMTGRQASLVYSGGYLSPEDLASIKDDGVVGDVCTVLMRADGSWRDLAINERASGPNPDELKQIKRRLCVVSGADKVLATRAALHAGVVTDLIIDEDAAARLHDLG, encoded by the coding sequence ATGTCCGAACGCGTCACCGCTGCCTATGAAGCAGCAACAATGCACTACGTCCAAGGCGAAACCATGGAAACAATCGCTCGCCGATTAAACGTTTCGCGCTCCACTGTTTCCCGCCTTATTAAGGTTGCTCGAGAAGAAGGACTAGTCCAGATAACGCTCCACGCACCGCAAGAAACCTCGTCGAAAAACGCCAGATGGCTCTCACAACGCTACGGTGTGCGCACTCACGTCGTGCCCATTCCATTCCAGGCCAATGAAGCGCGCCGCTTGACGGCAGTGGCTCAAATGGCAGGAGTGTTGATCTCAGGTCTCATGGAGCCACACACGGTTATTGGTGTGGCTTGGGGAAATACAGTCTCGGCCATAGCCGACCATCTTGTTCCCCGGCCAGCGGCCGGATCGGTGGTCGTCCAACTCAACGGTGCCGCAAACCCATCGACAACCGGAATCCCGTATGCCGGTGCCATCATGGAAGCATTTGGCCGAGCCCACGGAAGCATGGTCCAACACTTTTCGGTACCTGCCTTCTTCGACTACGCCTCAACAAAAGAAGCTTTGTGGCGCGAGCGCTCCATCGCCTCAGTACGCAAACTCCAAGCAACGGCAGATATCGCCGTCTTCGGCGTCGGATCGATGACTGGCCGGCAAGCCTCACTCGTCTATTCCGGAGGCTACCTCAGCCCCGAAGATTTAGCGTCTATTAAAGACGACGGCGTGGTGGGAGATGTTTGCACAGTGCTCATGCGCGCTGACGGCAGCTGGCGGGACTTGGCAATAAACGAACGTGCCTCGGGACCAAACCCAGATGAACTCAAACAAATCAAGCGGCGGCTGTGTGTGGTATCAGGCGCGGATAAAGTCCTGGCCACCCGCGCAGCCCTGCACGCCGGCGTCGTCACCGATTTAATTATCGACGAAGACGCCGCAGCTCGCCTGCACGACCTGGGCTAG